The Pseudomonas moraviensis genome contains the following window.
TGGCTGAAACGGTCGTAATAGTCACGCGCGGGCACATAATGCCTGTCTTCGAAGGACAACTCAGCCATTTCCAGCAATGCGCGCGGTTGTTGGCGGTTCAGGCGCAGGGCTTTTTCCAGCTGTTGCTGCGCCAGATCACGCTGGCCCAGCTTGGCGGCGGTCATGCCGAGATTTTCGAAGACCCGCGAACGCTCAGGATACAGGGTATCGGCGGCCGCTTGTTCAAAACGCTCGTAGGCTTCCTTGTAGCGTTGTTGTTCGTAGAGAAAACTGCCGTAGTTGTTGAGGATGCGCGCATCGGCGGGACGGGAAGACAGGGCCTTGCGAAAGTGCTCGTCGGCCAGTGCAGGCTCCATTTCGGCCTGAAACACCAGACCGAGGGCCGCATTGGCGTCAGGGTCGGATCCGTCCAGCTCCAGCGCTTTCTTCAAGGGCACCTTGGCCCGCTCGGTCATGCCCTGCTGCAGGTAGCCCAGCCCCAGCTGCACGTAGGCAGCCCGCGCTTCATCGCGGCCCTTGCTGGTCTTCATCGGGTTGTAGTCACCCGACAGGACACAACCAGCGCACAGGCTGGCCAACAGCAACAGCAGCGCAAAGCGCAGGGACATAGAGATCCTCTCTTAGTTAGTGTTCGCGGCGTTCTGTGCCAGATCGCTGTCCGCGCTCAACTCGCGCACCGCGATGTAACGTTCGCTGCGACGGGTGCGATCCAGCACCTGCCCTACCAATTGACCACATGCGGCATCGATGTCTTCACCACGAGTGGTGCGCACGGTGACGTTGAAGCCGGCCTGATGCAACTGATCCTGGAAGCGGCGGATGGCATTGTTGCTCGGCCGCTCGTACCCGGAGTGCGGGAACGGGTTGAACGGGATCAGGTTGATCTTGCACGGGATGTCTTTGAGCAGCTCGATCATTTCCACCGCGTGCTCAAGCTTGTCGTTGACGTCCTTGAGCAAGGTGTACTCGATGGTCAGCACACGTTTCTCGCCAAGGGCGGACATGTAGCGCTGGCACGACTCGAGCAGCATCTTAAGCGGATATTTCTTGTTGATCGGCACCAATTGGTTACGCAATGCGTCATTTGGTGCGTGCAGCGACAACGCCA
Protein-coding sequences here:
- the pilW gene encoding type IV pilus biogenesis/stability protein PilW: MSLRFALLLLLASLCAGCVLSGDYNPMKTSKGRDEARAAYVQLGLGYLQQGMTERAKVPLKKALELDGSDPDANAALGLVFQAEMEPALADEHFRKALSSRPADARILNNYGSFLYEQQRYKEAYERFEQAAADTLYPERSRVFENLGMTAAKLGQRDLAQQQLEKALRLNRQQPRALLEMAELSFEDRHYVPARDYYDRFSQLTEQNARSLLLGVRLAKVFEDRDKAASYGLQLKRLYPGTPEYQQYLSEQ